The Kryptolebias marmoratus isolate JLee-2015 linkage group LG7, ASM164957v2, whole genome shotgun sequence region ATTTAACTTTAGCTAAAATCCGCAGATGGTTTGACATTATGACATTTTTTAGATTGAATTGTTTTAAACTGACACCAGTTTACTTTGGTCTTGGACACGTTCAGACTGACGCTCAGCTTATCAATCGGGTCAGACTTCAAccgtttctccaaaccgaggtcattCAGAGAGCCATTTCCAGCAGGAgacattaactgttcataaccttttccacagaactacgctttaaaatgtccaaaatattcCTTTAACTTGCTCTTTTTAACCCACATGTCTCGCTCTTCTACcctttgacttgtttttgtttccatctcAGCCTGGGTTTGATTAGTATCCCAAACTGCAATAAAACGCTTAAAACTGTAGAATTTGTCTCCCCACAGACATTGACTACATGTCCCATAGTTTCACGGTGACCCTTTTCTCTCCAACAGACAGAAAGGCAGGCAGGCAGCCCTCCACCGACCCGAGTACAGACACAATGGAGTGAGTGTTGGCTGCTTCATGACCTGAGCACAATGTCTATTCTTCTGTCTACTATCTATCTTTAGAAGCTGATGTTTTTGGTGGATGTGTGTGACAAAAGCCCAGTTTGGGTTTAAAAATACCCTTTTTACGATGTTTCCATCTTTTTCTGTATGAAGTAAGAAGTAAATTTCAGAATTTCTTCTCATATCTGCATTTTCTAATACAGAAATAGGAACATGTAGTTTTCATATAGTAATGAGTATATACAATATAAAATTGTTGCTGAAAGATCTGgtcagtttctttatttataatcttttaacccagtggttctcaaacttaaAGTGCCACCTCATCCATCTATTAGTTCTCTGCTATtaggataaaaataataaaccataATAAGACTAAAGTCAACAAACAGACTCAGTGAAGAATAACAAGAATATAAACATTTCTATGCTGAAAGGATATCAGAAACATTTCAAGCTACTACAAGTTCATTGCTACCAATAAGCTGAACTAGTAAATTtgatattaaaattattttctggtAACCACTAGAGGGAGCTCACGTTCATCTAGTGATATAAATTTTGGAGCAGTGGTTCTAAACTGGGCAGCACTGTTAAGATCCTAATTACAGCCAGTGGTACTTGTAACACAGTTTAAGAACTATGGTCCTATAGATTGAGAACTTCTTTAGTATGAGAACCACAGTTTTACCCAAGCTGTAGAGGTATGAGTTCTTCTTTCACTGTTTTGACAGGACTACCAAGTTTCCCAGTCTTCCGGGATATCGAAAATGCAATATAATGGTTCggaaacaaaacagctggactGGACTGCTATTATggagcaaaacatcttcagctacagaaaaaaaccccagatgttttagtttttttaagcctttttttggAACATCAAAGATAGACCACCATTGCATTCCTCAGCATACTTTTGCATACTTCACATTTTCTTGTCATTTGTCAGAGTTGATAAATCCACAgtgttttacagaagaaaaactcTTTCAGTGTATTATctcactgccttttttttttttttttacaacttccTGTCTGTTCTTCATCTGCTTCTCCCAGTTGGTCCTCGTCCTCGATGGCTAGCAGCAACGTGACCAACAAGACAGACCCTCACTCCCTGAACTCCCGCGTCTTTATCGGCAACCTCAACACCCTGCTGGTCACCAAGGCCGACGTGGAGGCCATCTTCGCCAAGTACGGCAAGATTGTCGGGTGCTCTGTCCACAAGGGCTACGCCTTCGTTCAGTACTCAAATGAGAGGAACGCCAGGGCGGCGGTGGCTGGGGAGGACGGCCGCATGATTGTTGGACAGGTGTTAGGTGAGGACTGGCAGTCTTTAGTACAGACAGAACTCCCAGTGGGCTGCTGGACAACAAGGGTGGAAAGTTTTGTAGCATTGGgagaaaacagttaaaacaaatgttctaTATTGTGAGGCTTCTGGGGAATAATTGTTGAGGGTGTTTACATAATTAGCTGTAGTCTACCATTTAAACCCATCTTACTATCAATTAACTAAATTGGTCCAACCACTTTCTCATGCTTATATCATTCAATACACTCATTTTTAGGTgactgaaatgtaaaacaaacaaacacttgttaATAATTTTGAATACCGTTAATAATAAGCaaaggattattttttattgtatttttttgcccCAGCCCATCCCAAGAAAGGAGTCAGATATCACATTCCTGTTTTTTCCAAAgtatatctttaaaaaaaatgttgatataATAAACAGATGGATCATATTAGAATTTCCACTGAGGATCGTGTGGTTGTcttcaggatttaaaaaaaaaagttattcagaTCTATACCATACTATAACAAGTTCTTCTTAAAAAGAGCATCCAGTGCATTCATCTTTTTAACAGTTGTAGCAACAGTAGTTGGATTATTCACATAAACATGTCATAGATGTGTtacagaggacaaaaacaaacctgaactaACACACTCCATGCCACAACCTAGTCTGAAGTTTACTACAAATTAAAGCCTAATATCATTTTCCGGGGTCATTGTTCAAACCATCAACCATATATTACGCATACTAGACCAAATCGCCCcaccttttcttcttgtttgaaATTAAAGCCAGCAGGATCCAGTGTATGGGAGCTGCcatgacttatttttttaaccagagtTTGAGCACAAAGTCCCACACAGTGCCCCTCCACACGATCATGAATACTTTTCAGCATAAAATAGCTAATTACAGCTAAGCATGTgagaaaaattaatatttgaaaatgtaGCAGCGTTTTAAGGACTGCACGAACCAACAAGAGTCAACGCCTGAAAAACATGATTTGAcactctatttttatttttaataaaggcAAATTTATCATTTCCATCAAGGAGGCGGTGTGGGATGTTTGGTGCAGGGTGGGGTTGTTTTTTAGGAGTTGGGCTCGGCCGTTTAGTTTACCAAGACAcgttggacaatttcatgctgtTTGAAACTGTAGGAACAGTTTGGGATgtccccttcctgttccaacataaGTGcacaccagggcacaaagcaaggtccataaagacatggatgagcgagtTTGATGTAGAAGAActtgacctcaacctgatagaacacctttgggatgaattagagcagagaccgtgagccaggccttctgtccaacatcagtctgacctcacagatgagcttctggaagaatagTCAAACACACTCCTatacctgtggaaagccttcccagaagagttgaagtggttatagctgcaaagggtgggccaacatcatattaaaccctaaggaataagaatgggatgtcactcaagtttaCATGCGTGTGAAAAGAGACGAGCAAATACTCTGTAGTTTTATATCAATGGTTGAAGCAACCGAGGCACTCTGCTCCTCCCTAGTGGTGGACAAATAATctacaaatgttttccaaaaacacacaaacatagtgttttttcttctccaaagaAGTTCTCATCTTCTCTGTCCTTTATTATATTCACGTTTTTCTTCCGTCAGACATCAACTTGGCCGGTGAACCGAAGCCTCGACGATCGAAGACAGTGAAGCGATCAGCAGGAGACATGTACAGGTGTGTGTCTTCTGCTTAAAGTCACAATAACAATTCTGCAGTTGTACTCAACaaagtaaaagtataaaagcaaataaagttgTACTTTGTGCCTTTATATTTCTGTACTGTCCTCATAATCACACAGTTCATCTTTTGAGTTGGACTATGACTTCCAAAGAGATTACTATGACAGGTAAGCTGTCTGTTCTTTTCATGTACaaataatttctcatatttGACCTCTGTTCTTCGTGTTTATGCCACTCTTTATTGTTCAGACTTCATTTCAGCACAATCTTAATATTTCACACTAATATGTTAAATATAGAAATTaacatattattttaataatagtAATTGGAATTGGAATTCATTTAATCCCATCATGATACCCTCACCATCTTTCAGAATGTACACCTACCAGTCCCGGgttcctccccctcccccccctctgTCCCGGGCTGTCATCCCTTCAAAGCGCCCCAGGGTCAGTCTGAGTGGTGGAGGGAGCCGACGAAGCAAGAccactttctcctcctcctcaaagaGCAGCCAGAGGACTTCACGCACAAGTAGGTCCCCTCTGCAATCAGTCTCACACAGTGTCCTCACGAGGACAGATGGTCAGAGGCTGGGACTGTCCGGGTCAGAATGTCTGCAGAGTCACTGATTGGATTTTAGGTTAGGACTCAATCTCCAGTGTTTAAGTCAACAACAAATCACCAAACTGAGGATGCTTGTTGCTTTCTTTAGGTCTTCTCCTAATTATTGACTTATTGTTGGCCCCGCAGTGAGGATGGATGATTTACAAACCATCAAGAGAGAGCTGACGCAGATCAAACACAAAGTGGACTACCTGCTGGAGAGCTTAGAGCGCATGGAGAAGGACCACAGCAAGAAGTCAGGTGGGTCTGAAAATCCGCTTCAAAGCAACAAGATACcagagaaattgtattttctccACAAGTGCAGAGAGCTGAACGACTTTGTGGAAAATTCcagcagaagctaaaactgactTGTTGCAGTTGAGACAAGTGGAACAAAATCTAAAGCAGAGCACAAGCTACAATGAGACTAACACATactaaaaaagcaacagaactgTAACTAGGAGCTAAACGCTGCAGAgtagtagcttaaagctaaaagaggcataacagtagctaaaacaaTAACTAGAATTAGCAAAGCAAAGCGTATATCTAATGGATTGTAGTTGTTGGAGGACAGCAGCAAACCACTGTGCTCTTGGCCTCTCTCAGACTAGCTCCGTGTGTCACTTCAGACAGAATTAAACTGGATTTCTTCAAACTACGAGCTGTCTgtaacaggtgagatattaattgttcataacctttctacagaacctccATTTTAGAAGATCCAAACTATCACTGTAACAATACGTGTCGTTGATTAAGGtcgtatttcactgggctgaaATGGATGATTACTAGATGGTGATGGTTTGTGAGGGAGTCTctgaaacgtttttttttttttttttgtggggttCTCAATGTCCTGGCATGAGTCACAGAGGTGAAATGATGTTCTGAAAATCTtggacaaattttctctcaaaacagaCAGTCACTGCAGTCGTCTCAAACCTGCCTCCGTAAAGTTACTGGAACTTCTGGATCTGTATTTTGATGTCTGTACAAAAGCTCTCCTATGAcacaaaacatctgaggctatGTCCaaccctgaatgtccaggtctgtgataaataataattaataagaacctggtccaaatctgcctatcttcatttctaaagtgtggCTAGCACAATGTGAGTGGAGGTAGGcaacaaaaaatgtgcatggcctagaataGAGTTTTcaaaggtaggtaggtaggtacatttatttatatagcacttttcagcacgaggcgactcaaagtgctttacaacacaagaacaaaattacagacagagttacagaacatgacaagataactaagctaaaacatgacaatgctaacaaaggtacagNNNNNNNNNNNNNNNNNNNNNNNNNNNNNNNNNNNNNNNNNNNNNNNNNNNNNNNNNNNNNNNNNNNNNNNNNNNNNNNNNNNNNNNNNNNNNNNNNNNNNNNNNNNNNNNNNNNNNNNNNNNNNNNNNNNNNNNNNNNNNNNNNNNNNNNNNNNNNNNNNNNNNNNNNNNNNNNNNNNNNNNNNNNNNNNNNNNNNNNNNNNNNNNNNNNNNNNNNNNNNNNNNNNNNNNNNNNNNNNNNNNNNNNNNNNNNNNNNNNNNNNNNNNNNNNNNNNNNNNNNNNNNNNNNNNNNNNNNNNNNNNNNNNNNNNNNNNNNNNNNNNNNNNNNNNNNNNNNNNNNNNNNNNNNNNNNNNNNNNNNNNNNNNNNNNNNNNNNNNNNNNNNNNNNNNNNNNNNNNNNNNNNNNNNNNNNNNNNNNNNNNNNNNNNNNNNNNNNNNNNNNNNNNNNNNNNNNNNNNNNNNNNNNNNNNNNNNNNNNNNNNNNNNNNNNNNNNNNNNNNNNNNNNNNNNNNNNNNNNNNNNNNNNNNNNNNNNNNNNNNNNNNNNNNNNNNNNNNNNNNNNNNNNNNNNNNNNNNNNNNNNNNNNNNNNNNNNNNNNNNNNNNNNNNNNNNNNNNNNNNNNNNNNNNNNNNNNNNNNNNNNNNNNNNNNNNNNNNNNNNNNNNNNNNNNNNNNNNNNNNNNNNNNNNNNNNNNNNNNNNNNNNNNNNNNNNNNNNNNNNNNNNNNNNNNNNNNNNNNNNNNNNNNNNNNNNNNNNNNNNNNNNNNNNNNNNNNNNNNNNNNNNNNNNNNNNNNNNNNNNNNNNNNNNNNNNNNNNNNNNNNNNNNNNNNNNNNNNNNNNNNNNNNNNNNNNNNNNNNNNNNNNNNNNNNNNNNNNNNNNNNNNNNNNNNNNNNNNNNNNNNNNNNNNNNNNNNNNNNNNNNNNNNNNNNNNNNNNNNNNNNNNNNNNNNNNNNNNNNNNNNNNNNNNNNNNNNNNNNNNNNNNNNNNNNNNNNNNNNNNNNNNNNNNNNNNNNNNNNNNNNNNNNNNNNNNNNNNNNNNNNNNNNNNNNNNNNNNNNNNNNNNNNNNNNNNNNNNNNNNNNNNNNNNNNNNNNNNNNNNNNNNNNNNNNNNNNNNNNNNNNNNNNNNNNNNNNNNNNNNNNNNNNNNNNNNNNNNNNNNNNNNNNNNNNNNNNNNNNNNNNNNNNNNNNNNNNNNNNNNNNNNNNNNNNNNNNNNNNNNNNNNNNNNNNNNNNNNNNNNNNNNNNNNNNNNNNNNNNNNNNNNNNNNNNNNNNNNNNNNNNNaaaaaaaaaaaaaaaagccaggaCCATGAAAAGAAGCCTTGATTTGACAAACATTAGCTGCACAAAACGTGTCCACACAGCTCTCTGGTAACACTCAGAATTCACTGGGACTGCAACTGAAATTCTGCGTATTTTCTCAGAATGAAGAGTTACTAAGTAGTTTCTAAGAGTCAAAGCCTAGTAAGAGTCTGGCTTTAGCTTTATAACAGCTGACACACAGTCCAAAAAGTCTTTACTGTGAATGAAGGGAGCTTCACACATACTGCTCCTCACTGACCTAAACTgctctaagaaaaaaaaaggcattaggACAAGCTGAAATTCAAACACTTCTAACTTTCTCTTCATACTTTCGACGCAGAAATAAAAAGCTCCAAACTGGAGCCTGGTGAAGTGTCCCCCCTCCACTCGTCCACCTCCAGCAAGAAGGAGGGCAGCctgaagagagacagagacaaccAGGAGCTGAACGACTCCGAGGAGGACGGAGATCTGCTGGAAGACGAGGACGAGGTTACAAGTCGATTCGTTGGAGAAATGTTTCTATTTAAGAATATGGTAGCCATACACAAGTCAGCCTTGTATGTACCTCAGTCTTACCTGGTCCTTACTTTGGATTTACCCGGCATATACCTTGTACTTTACTGATACTAAAGGTGGCTGTGGTTCATTGATTAAAGCGGTTGTCCTTCAGTGAGACAGTTgaaggtttgattccaccagtatgccgcagaggtccccaacccccggCCGcagaccggtaccggtccgttggtcatttggtaccgggccgcacagaaagaaaaattaacttggagtatttccttttttttttttttttcagtgtctgaacaacatttattttgaaaaatgacagggttctctccactacatccatctatgactcaaaacgcttatctaggtcacgtgatacgttaccgctaaaaacaaacccacaagcagcaaaattagtaaaaacaaacgtctctggaagccctggatgggaccgtctcgttatgatgagttgtattctttgtgcactttatatttgttgtgcatcttgttttaaaggacatgtttaaacacagagaacatcagggggaagagaggctgttattcatgttgataacacaacaccaggtgcgaggacacgttggatttacgtttattatgtttttaaaaaatacacctgTTTTCATGCctgtcgtatcattttattttgttgtatttatccgccacacctttaaaggccggtctgtgaaaataccgtctgataatgaaccggtccgaggagctaaaaaggttgggggcagctgatctaaagcactgattagactgtATCGAATGATTTactcagattagctttgtagagatgtagtagagtgctggaTGAATGTGTGAGGATCAGGAAATGATGATACAGATTGTGTTGTAGAACATTTTgactagaaaggtgctatacaGTCCATTTCCCATAGGTTCCTGATATGTACCTCGTATGTACCTGGTAATACCTTTGACCAGGCTGTAACCCAGTATTTACCTCACATCTACTGGGCAGGTGTGAGGTTAGTACATGccacttcataatacagccaGGTATCTGGTTTTTGACATCTTAACTCAGTACTTTTCGGGTACTTACCTGCCACTTACGTGGTACTTGAGGTTGACTGGGCTACATTATGAAGGGACACGTTACCTTCTACTTACATGATGCATATATGGTATATACTGGGTACATACCAAGTATTTCTACCAGGCTTGTGAACAGAATCAGTTTATcctgaatagattttttttaatgcaactgCATACTTCTGTTTCCTTGTTTCAATGAATCCTGCATCTCATCAGAATTCTTTAACCTGAAGACGTTTTACTCATTCTGTCCTGTTTCCATTCTCCCTTCCTTGCAGATGAAAAGCAGAGAGCGAGACGAGGATGAGGCCGACGAAGGCGAGCACGAAGAAGGCGAGGAAGGGGAGGACGACGGTGACAGCACCAACGAAGACGACTCCTGAAcatgacacaaaacacacacaaagcaagTTGTGTATGCCAGTTTCTGCCCAGTGATCATGTGCTTATTTCTGCTGTGTTGTAGATACTGATCACCACAGATTCACAACTAAGTCAAGTTCTTGTTTCTggattttcaggttttatttcaaacttagTAAAGCTCTATGTGTTGTTtagttgctttattttctttgtctttttgttgttttgttttctactttttaaatcaaagtttgctgctgctgtgaatATCTATGTATATAAATACTATTCAGCAAAAACCTTGGCTCTCTATTATTCATCTTGTTCACATTTTAGTAAATCAACTTGAATGGTAATCTTTCCCACGTCTGTGGTTTTGTGAATGAATAACCaatgaaaagtgacaaaaagagcCTGTAACCACACCgagtttatttaattatgttttaaacctttttggaAAACTTGCATTTTTAGAGATTCAAGGTTTGTGCTCAACGGCAACAAGTTATTACGTTctgataaaatctaaaatcagctcttggtaaatgtaaaaaatgttttggtttgaagTTCACATCATGTTTGGATTGTCCCAGAAGTCAGAGCAAGATAAGATGTCAGAGAAGTTCCAGTTGACTGAGCAGCTGTAATCATTAATGAGTTAATAAGGGTACAATAATCTGTGTTTAGTGCGATATTTTCATTGATTTAATTAGACAAACAGAAGCGCCAACACATGGGTTTTTACTGCAGTCAGAAATGAAACCTGCTTCATTTTTCCAACTGAATTCTCTGTTTGCCCCGTGACTTATTACTGCCCACTGCCACACacgtttttgcttgtgtctgttagcaaaatatctcataaaccactgggcaAATTCTAAGGAAAATTTCAGGACGTAATAATTAGTTGTATGTCTAcaaaatgataatttttttaaagtcaatccGATTCAGAATGACTGCCAAAActgaaatggctacaactgaattaattttacaaatattgctCTAAAGTCTGATTTAGTTGTGACTGAGACTTATCCCCAACTTGTACTTTAAtttatgaaactttaagaacTTAATCATTGGCTCTACgtctaaaactaattaacttttggaatcagctcCATTTAAGTTGGTTACCACACCAAACTgatcttaggaaacacaaatatatataactcagtcaattttacagatattgtgctaaaatttggtgtagttgtagccGAGACAAATTTGCAACCCATACATAAAGCACAATGTGTACATTGTGCACCATTtctgcttaaaaccttggcattaccTGTTGGTATCAaccttatttgtctgttttaattaattactggacagattttaaagaaaccctCATTAAGTAATCACCTGACCAAAGtttggagtaaacccaattcaagattcACGCCACAGGTAACTAatgttataaaacacaaaaatggtgacGGTAACTTCCAAATATCAGGTTAACTTTTAATATGGGAGTAGATGAGAGCcattttcaacacatactttaagagCTAACAGTTTTTGCGAGACCTCTCAATGTCACATGAGATTGTACATAATgccatttacaaggtttgaccaaaacagtccctttttatcataagatgatcttagtttaaaaggtggcgggcaatttgcattccttcaaggaatgctaggcatttaatggcttgtgttttttgttccgttttatttttctttatgtttactGAATATTTAAAAGCTTGGTTGTCACTTAAACAGAACAAGTGTTTGACTGTGTTAAAGTGAAGAAGATCACGGGACAAACCCTGCTGCAGTTGGGACTTGGAAGTGTTTCTGTAAAGCTGCATCTcaaccagcaggtggcagtgtAACAAACCACGAGGAGCTGTTTGTGTTCTGCTGTTCACACGGTTTCTTCCAACACGAGCCTGAACTAAATCTCACAACACTATTTAAAGTTGGTCGGTTGGTTTAAAGGTTGCCTGTTCTTCCACTTGTGCGATGCTGTCCATCTCCATGTTTCTGTTGTGTCTCGCACTCAACTGCACTATAGTTAAAGTGaataaacatgatttttttttaaagatgaaggTTCTATGAACTTTTCATTCAACACAGATGCCTGTATTTGTTTTCAGAGGGGCATTTGGATGGAGCTAAAGAAAGTGGGTCATGCGACAGAACAAGAAGGAGTTAAATATACGCAGGGTGGACGTGGCAGAGGAGTTAGCAGGAAGGGATTTTATTACCTCAGACACTTTGGCAAATACTTCATTAAATCCACTCATGCAGATCTCAGTTTGACAGCAGATTTTTCAGGGTTGGTCTGTGGGTGGAACACAACACACTACTCCTTCACACTcacaacaaatattttccagTTCACTGTAATATTTCTAAATGTTCCCCTCAGTACTACTCGTGTTTGTATTATTTGAAGTAAAACCCTGCACTATCTTCGGAAACACACTGGAATATTTTAGGCTGAACTAAACTTAACGTTTATTGttacacaaaaatccaaaagttGAGAATTGTGTGTATTTGCACACGTTTGTGTGTTAGTATGATTTTATTCCCAGATCAGGGTTGAGTGATAGTCTAGTTTAGCTTCGTCAGAAAGCTTACTGTAGTGGTGGTCAGAGGTTTACATCCATTCATCGTAGGCAATAATGCTATTAATTTAGTGCTTTTAGAACAGAAGGATtttacaacatacaacttcaaggataaaacaacaattatatgaacaacttttaatttattgtagattttctcTAATCTGCACAGGATCAAAGATTTTCTCTAATATTCAATTCATTCCTCCCAGATCTGTTAATAAGTACCTGTCTTTTAACTTGACAGGCCTATTAACTTATTAGTGATCAAGATTGTAGCTGGTTTCTTTTTGCTgcataaaaaggatttgttttacaGCCCTTATTAGATTTATCAATACTCTCTGTCACCCTCAGATGAAAGGAAATTGGTTATgtttagtgaagtgaagtgagattcatttatatagcacttttaagcaacaaggctatccaaagtgctttacaacagaaacaaaaacagaatacaatgaaacatacaataaatacaatgaaaaaaaaaggaaaacacatcaatcatgtataatctaaatgaaatataggataatctaaataaaatcatgaaaccagacatatctaagcatgagctgagacagtcaaaatagtagctaaactaaacaacaattaggaatctaacaatctaacaatatctaaagtatgagct contains the following coding sequences:
- the hnrnpc gene encoding heterogeneous nuclear ribonucleoproteins C1/C2 isoform X1 yields the protein MDWSSSSMASSNVTNKTDPHSLNSRVFIGNLNTLLVTKADVEAIFAKYGKIVGCSVHKGYAFVQYSNERNARAAVAGEDGRMIVGQVLDINLAGEPKPRRSKTVKRSAGDMYSSSFELDYDFQRDYYDRMYTYQSRVPPPPPPLSRAVIPSKRPRVSLSGGGSRRSKTTFSSSSKSSQRTSRTMRMDDLQTIKRELTQIKHKVDYLLESLERMEKDHSKKSEIKSSKLEPGEVSPLHSSTSSKKEGSLKRDRDNQELNDSEEDGDLLEDEDEVTSRFVGEMFLFKNMVAIHKSALYVPQSYLVLTLDLPGIYLVLY
- the hnrnpc gene encoding heterogeneous nuclear ribonucleoproteins C1/C2 isoform X3, producing MDWSSSSMASSNVTNKTDPHSLNSRVFIGNLNTLLVTKADVEAIFAKYGKIVGCSVHKGYAFVQYSNERNARAAVAGEDGRMIVGQVLDINLAGEPKPRRSKTVKRSAGDMYSSSFELDYDFQRDYYDRMYTYQSRVPPPPPPLSRAVIPSKRPRVSLSGGGSRRSKTTFSSSSKSSQRTSRTMRMDDLQTIKRELTQIKHKVDYLLESLERMEKDHSKKSEIKSSKLEPGEVSPLHSSTSSKKEGSLKRDRDNQELNDSEEDGDLLEDEDEMKSRERDEDEADEGEHEEGEEGEDDGDSTNEDDS
- the hnrnpc gene encoding heterogeneous nuclear ribonucleoproteins C1/C2 isoform X2 is translated as MASSNVTNKTDPHSLNSRVFIGNLNTLLVTKADVEAIFAKYGKIVGCSVHKGYAFVQYSNERNARAAVAGEDGRMIVGQVLDINLAGEPKPRRSKTVKRSAGDMYSSSFELDYDFQRDYYDRMYTYQSRVPPPPPPLSRAVIPSKRPRVSLSGGGSRRSKTTFSSSSKSSQRTSRTMRMDDLQTIKRELTQIKHKVDYLLESLERMEKDHSKKSEIKSSKLEPGEVSPLHSSTSSKKEGSLKRDRDNQELNDSEEDGDLLEDEDEVTSRFVGEMFLFKNMVAIHKSALYVPQSYLVLTLDLPGIYLVLY